In Ectothiorhodosinus mongolicus, one DNA window encodes the following:
- the orn gene encoding oligoribonuclease, translating to MAMHAENLVWIDLEMTGLDPQSDYIIEIATIVTDKALNILAEGPVMAVHQSDEVLDSMDEWNQNTHGQSGLIQRVRESVFTEVDAEQATIQFLQQYVPPHVSPMCGNSICQDRRFLARCMPELEAFFHYRSIDVSTLKELAKRWAPNVVASVEKDSRHEALADIRDSIAELRHYREFLLKV from the coding sequence ATGGCCATGCATGCTGAAAACTTGGTATGGATTGATCTGGAGATGACGGGTTTGGATCCCCAGTCGGACTATATTATTGAGATCGCCACCATCGTCACCGATAAAGCCTTAAACATCTTGGCAGAAGGGCCGGTGATGGCAGTGCATCAAAGCGACGAAGTGCTGGATTCTATGGATGAATGGAATCAGAACACCCATGGTCAGTCCGGATTGATTCAGCGAGTGCGCGAGAGCGTGTTCACCGAAGTTGACGCCGAGCAAGCCACCATTCAGTTTCTTCAGCAATATGTACCGCCGCATGTCTCACCCATGTGCGGCAACAGTATTTGCCAGGATCGGCGCTTTTTAGCGCGCTGCATGCCTGAGCTGGAGGCCTTCTTCCATTACCGCAGTATTGATGTGAGTACGCTGAAAGAGCTGGCCAAGCGCTGGGCGCCCAATGTCGTGGCCAGTGTGGAAAAAGACAGCCGGCATGAGGCGCTAGCCGATATCCGCGACTCCATCGCTGAGCTGCGTCACTACCGTGAGTTTTTGCTTAAGGTGTGA
- the kdsB gene encoding 3-deoxy-manno-octulosonate cytidylyltransferase: protein MHTAIIVPARLGSTRFPQKLLHPVRGKPVLLWTAEQIRREAPEFDLWFAVDSERLKNLLEAEGYRAVITDPELPSGTDRIAAANEQIGAARIINVQADEPMVTGEQIRLLDKILTPGVDMATLGFPLTTDRDYHNPNHVKMVCAQDGAALYFSRSPIPYVRETVGRYDADLTGPEGVLIHVGLFAYTQEFLATFAKLPMSHLERLEKLEMLRALEHGYRIATAVTHDTLIEIDTPENIIQFEEAVTEHFNPEY from the coding sequence ATGCATACGGCGATCATCGTCCCGGCGCGCCTGGGCTCCACCCGCTTTCCCCAAAAACTGCTGCACCCCGTGCGCGGTAAACCCGTTTTGCTGTGGACCGCTGAACAAATCCGTCGCGAAGCCCCAGAGTTTGATTTGTGGTTTGCCGTTGATAGCGAACGCCTGAAAAATCTTTTAGAGGCCGAAGGCTACCGCGCTGTCATCACTGATCCAGAGCTACCCAGCGGAACCGATCGCATTGCCGCGGCCAATGAACAAATCGGCGCCGCACGCATCATCAATGTGCAAGCCGATGAGCCCATGGTGACAGGCGAACAAATCCGCTTACTGGATAAAATTCTTACCCCCGGCGTGGATATGGCGACCTTAGGCTTTCCGCTGACCACCGACCGCGATTACCACAACCCCAACCACGTCAAAATGGTCTGCGCGCAAGACGGCGCAGCACTTTACTTCTCGCGCTCGCCCATTCCGTATGTGCGTGAGACGGTGGGGCGTTATGACGCCGATCTCACCGGCCCCGAGGGGGTTTTGATTCATGTGGGCTTGTTTGCCTACACCCAAGAATTTCTCGCCACTTTTGCCAAGCTGCCGATGAGCCACTTAGAGCGCCTTGAGAAACTAGAAATGCTGCGCGCTCTGGAACATGGCTATCGTATTGCCACCGCCGTCACCCATGATACGCTGATCGAAATTGACACTCCTGAGAACATCATTCAGTTTGAAGAAGCCGTCACCGAACACTTTAATCCCGAGTATTAA
- a CDS encoding YbaB/EbfC family nucleoid-associated protein, translating into MLKGGLGNIMKQAQKMQEDMAKAQAELAEMEVTGSAGGGMVNVVMNGKHGVSGVKVDPSVFEEDRDMLEDLLAAAINDAVQKVEDMTRDHLSGVTQGMGLPPGFKMPF; encoded by the coding sequence ATGTTGAAGGGTGGTCTTGGTAATATCATGAAGCAGGCCCAGAAAATGCAGGAAGACATGGCCAAGGCTCAGGCCGAGCTAGCGGAAATGGAAGTCACCGGCAGCGCCGGCGGCGGCATGGTCAACGTGGTGATGAATGGCAAACATGGCGTCAGCGGCGTGAAAGTGGATCCCAGCGTCTTTGAAGAAGACCGCGATATGCTTGAGGACTTGCTGGCAGCGGCCATTAACGACGCCGTGCAAAAGGTCGAAGACATGACCCGCGATCATTTGAGCGGCGTCACCCAGGGCATGGGTTTGCCGCCCGGCTTTAAGATGCCGTTCTAA
- a CDS encoding DegT/DnrJ/EryC1/StrS family aminotransferase, with translation MPGFEWFGSEERAEALEVLDHGVLMRYGFDGQRQGKWKALEFEKALADRMQLPYAHVCSSGTTAVFTAMACAGIGAGDEVIVPPFTFVADIEGALYAGAIPVYSEIDETLNLDPNKLEEKITERTKAVLLVHMCGSMAHVAQIRDICAKHNLILIEDVAQAIGASYQGQMLGSFGLCGCFSFDYVKTITCGEGGGIVSSDKDFYDRCQAFTDHGHDHLGADRGADKHPIMGFNFRIGELNAAIGLAQLRKLDDIIARNRRNKALIKDQLRDIPGLRLRDVPDPEGDSATFLSFILPDEPTALRARKELGEAGVDGCLHWYSNNWHYYRSWDHFAELKSPNPLYQTMSDDFRKPNLPQSDAIMAGTLSMLIKLSWDEGECIERGRKMREVLMSVLS, from the coding sequence ATGCCCGGCTTTGAGTGGTTTGGTTCAGAAGAGAGAGCCGAGGCGCTCGAGGTCCTCGATCACGGCGTGCTCATGCGCTATGGTTTTGATGGCCAGCGCCAAGGCAAGTGGAAGGCTTTGGAATTTGAGAAAGCCCTGGCCGATCGCATGCAACTGCCCTACGCCCATGTCTGCTCCAGCGGCACCACCGCCGTTTTCACCGCTATGGCCTGCGCCGGAATTGGTGCTGGCGACGAGGTCATCGTCCCGCCCTTCACTTTTGTGGCGGATATCGAGGGCGCGCTCTATGCCGGCGCCATCCCAGTCTATTCCGAAATCGATGAGACCCTGAACCTCGACCCCAATAAACTGGAAGAGAAAATTACCGAGCGCACCAAAGCTGTGCTGCTGGTGCATATGTGCGGCTCTATGGCCCACGTAGCTCAGATCCGTGATATTTGCGCCAAGCACAATCTCATTCTGATTGAAGACGTGGCGCAAGCCATCGGCGCCTCTTATCAAGGCCAAATGCTCGGCAGCTTCGGACTATGCGGCTGTTTCTCCTTTGACTACGTCAAGACCATCACCTGCGGTGAAGGCGGCGGCATCGTCAGCTCTGATAAAGACTTCTACGACCGCTGCCAGGCATTCACCGATCATGGCCACGACCATCTAGGCGCAGATCGCGGCGCCGATAAACACCCGATCATGGGCTTTAACTTTCGCATTGGCGAGCTCAACGCCGCCATTGGTTTGGCCCAGCTGCGCAAACTTGATGACATCATTGCCCGCAACCGGCGCAACAAAGCCCTGATTAAGGATCAGCTCAGAGATATCCCCGGCCTGCGCCTGCGTGACGTGCCGGATCCTGAGGGTGATTCCGCCACGTTCTTAAGCTTTATCCTGCCGGATGAGCCCACAGCCCTGCGCGCCCGCAAAGAGCTGGGCGAAGCGGGCGTTGATGGCTGCCTGCACTGGTACTCCAACAACTGGCACTACTACCGTAGCTGGGATCATTTCGCCGAGCTCAAAAGCCCCAACCCGCTATACCAGACCATGTCCGATGACTTCCGCAAGCCAAACTTGCCCCAATCTGACGCCATTATGGCTGGCACCCTATCGATGCTGATTAAGCTCTCTTGGGATGAAGGCGAATGCATTGAGCGCGGCCGGAAAATGCGCGAAGTGCTGATGAGCGTGTTGAGCTAA
- a CDS encoding iron-containing alcohol dehydrogenase family protein — protein sequence MYKNLRVVPHMVFGRGSFNQLDDILRAYRTDEGSHVVYLIDAIHEHRPLIHRVPIHKNDLIILVNVDTEPKTSYVDELVQRVNEYSNRPPDAIIGLGGGSTLDLAKAVALMLTNPGSAADYQGWDLVKNPGITHIGIPTLAGTGAEISRTTVLTGPTRKLGINSDFTPFDQIIMDAELVEGVPTDQWFYTGMDCYIHNAEALAGSFINTFAQAYAEKSLDLCRDVYLGDDPEADDKLMVASYFGGMSIAYSQVGVAHALSYGLSFLLGTRHGVGNCIVFDQLDDYYGPYVEEFRRMMDKHNIQLPRGVTKDVDEAGMEKMIDVALGLEPLWQNALGPDWKSIMTREKVRALYERM from the coding sequence ATGTATAAGAATCTCCGCGTTGTTCCGCACATGGTCTTTGGCCGCGGCAGTTTCAATCAGCTGGATGACATCCTGCGCGCCTACCGCACCGACGAAGGCTCGCATGTGGTCTACCTCATCGACGCTATCCATGAGCATCGCCCGCTGATTCACCGAGTGCCCATTCATAAAAACGACCTGATTATTCTCGTTAATGTCGATACCGAACCCAAAACCAGTTATGTCGATGAACTGGTACAACGCGTCAATGAATATTCCAATCGCCCACCGGATGCCATCATCGGCTTGGGTGGTGGTAGTACTCTGGACTTGGCTAAAGCGGTGGCATTGATGCTTACCAATCCCGGCTCTGCGGCCGACTATCAGGGCTGGGATCTGGTGAAAAACCCCGGCATTACCCACATCGGCATCCCCACCCTCGCCGGCACTGGCGCAGAAATCTCCCGCACGACCGTGCTCACTGGCCCCACCCGCAAGCTCGGCATCAACTCCGACTTCACCCCCTTCGATCAAATCATCATGGATGCGGAATTGGTTGAGGGTGTGCCCACCGATCAGTGGTTTTATACCGGCATGGACTGTTACATCCACAATGCCGAAGCACTGGCAGGATCCTTCATCAACACCTTCGCCCAGGCCTATGCTGAGAAGTCCTTGGATCTGTGCCGCGATGTCTACTTGGGTGATGACCCCGAGGCTGACGACAAACTCATGGTGGCGTCCTATTTTGGCGGCATGAGCATCGCCTACTCACAGGTGGGTGTGGCCCATGCGCTGAGCTATGGATTGTCCTTCTTGTTGGGCACCCGTCATGGCGTGGGCAACTGCATCGTCTTTGATCAGCTGGATGACTACTACGGCCCCTATGTCGAAGAGTTTCGTCGCATGATGGACAAGCACAATATCCAGCTGCCCCGTGGCGTCACCAAAGACGTCGATGAAGCGGGCATGGAGAAGATGATCGATGTCGCCCTGGGTCTTGAACCTTTGTGGCAAAACGCTCTAGGACCTGACTGGAAATCCATCATGACCCGCGAGAAAGTGCGCGCCCTGTACGAGCGTATGTAA
- a CDS encoding class I SAM-dependent methyltransferase, giving the protein MAAPDKAHWETVYGTRPGESLSWYQQGGGLSLEWIQGLALPSEAGIIDVGGGMSTLIDELVAAGFTDLTVLDISEQALQQSRNRLDAAADAVEWRVEDITQAELPNDRFDLWHDRAVFHFLTEAAHREAYVQRLMRSLRPGGWVLMATFALDGPERCSGLPVVRYGPESLQETLGQGFSIIKHAAVEHMTPAGAVQNFNFCLFKSLI; this is encoded by the coding sequence ATGGCAGCACCGGACAAGGCGCATTGGGAGACTGTTTACGGCACGCGGCCTGGTGAGTCTTTGAGCTGGTATCAGCAAGGTGGGGGGCTGTCCTTAGAATGGATTCAGGGGCTGGCTTTGCCTTCTGAGGCCGGCATCATCGATGTCGGGGGCGGGATGTCGACTCTGATTGATGAGCTAGTAGCGGCCGGTTTTACCGATCTGACCGTGTTGGATATTTCCGAGCAAGCGTTGCAGCAGTCACGTAACCGACTGGACGCGGCGGCCGACGCTGTGGAGTGGCGAGTTGAAGATATCACGCAAGCCGAATTACCCAATGATCGCTTTGATCTTTGGCATGATCGGGCCGTATTCCATTTCCTCACGGAGGCGGCGCACCGCGAGGCGTATGTTCAACGTTTGATGCGGTCACTGCGCCCCGGTGGATGGGTGTTGATGGCCACCTTCGCGCTGGATGGACCGGAGCGCTGCAGTGGGTTGCCGGTGGTGCGCTATGGCCCGGAAAGCCTGCAGGAAACACTGGGGCAAGGATTTAGCATCATCAAGCACGCCGCAGTGGAGCACATGACGCCCGCCGGCGCAGTCCAAAACTTCAACTTCTGCTTATTCAAGTCGCTAATTTGA
- a CDS encoding histidine triad nucleotide-binding protein: MSDCIFCRIVNGELPAEKLYEDEHVIAFRDINPVAAFHALVIPRKHIATLNDFTAEENALAGHLLRATANLAREQGLADEGYRVVINCNEYGGQVVYHVHAHVLGGQRLTGAHGLGGGQ, translated from the coding sequence ATGAGCGATTGTATTTTTTGTCGTATCGTCAACGGTGAGTTGCCGGCCGAAAAGCTCTATGAAGACGAGCATGTCATCGCCTTTCGCGACATCAACCCGGTGGCGGCATTTCATGCCTTGGTGATTCCGCGCAAACACATCGCCACGCTGAATGATTTCACCGCCGAGGAAAACGCCTTGGCCGGGCATTTGTTGAGGGCCACGGCGAACTTGGCGCGCGAACAGGGGCTGGCTGATGAAGGCTATCGCGTGGTGATCAACTGTAATGAGTATGGCGGGCAGGTGGTGTATCACGTGCACGCCCATGTCCTGGGCGGTCAGCGCCTCACCGGCGCCCACGGCCTAGGCGGAGGTCAGTAG
- the recR gene encoding recombination mediator RecR, with product MSGSPLLDALVDALRCLPGVGPKSAQRMALHVLERDREGARRLGLVLGEAVERIGHCRICRTLTEHDVCGICSDASRDPRSLCVVETPADVLAIDQATGFRGRYHVLLGQLSPLDGIGPEELGLDQLEQRLDAGEIDELILAMGTTVEGEVTAHYIHELARQRGIRSTRIAHGVPLGGDLEFVDRGTLSHAFASRRDY from the coding sequence ATGTCTGGTAGCCCCTTGCTTGATGCCTTAGTGGACGCCCTGCGCTGCTTGCCGGGTGTCGGCCCCAAGTCCGCGCAGCGCATGGCTTTGCACGTTTTGGAGCGTGACCGTGAGGGCGCACGGCGCTTGGGTTTGGTGCTTGGTGAGGCGGTGGAGCGTATTGGCCATTGCCGCATCTGCCGCACACTGACCGAGCACGATGTCTGCGGCATTTGCAGCGATGCCAGCCGTGACCCGCGCAGTCTTTGCGTGGTCGAAACGCCGGCTGATGTGCTGGCCATCGATCAGGCCACGGGTTTTCGCGGCCGCTACCATGTGCTGTTGGGGCAATTGTCGCCGCTGGATGGTATTGGCCCCGAAGAGTTGGGGCTCGATCAGCTCGAGCAGCGGCTCGATGCCGGTGAAATCGATGAGCTTATCTTGGCCATGGGCACGACGGTTGAGGGCGAGGTCACCGCCCATTACATTCATGAATTGGCGCGTCAGCGGGGGATTCGCAGCACGCGCATCGCCCACGGCGTGCCTTTGGGCGGCGATTTGGAGTTTGTCGACCGCGGTACGCTGTCGCATGCTTTTGCCAGCCGCCGCGATTACTGA
- a CDS encoding 4a-hydroxytetrahydrobiopterin dehydratase yields the protein MSDDLSTRHCKACEGLAGPVSSTEIAKLKQGLHADWEIDAESKSISRRFRFSDYYRTIAFVNAVAFIAHVEDHHPDLSVGYSQCHVVWSTHAVGGLSENDFICAAKVDALVQTDE from the coding sequence ATGTCTGATGATCTTAGCACCCGCCACTGCAAAGCCTGTGAAGGACTCGCCGGACCTGTGTCCTCCACCGAAATCGCGAAGCTCAAACAAGGGCTGCATGCCGATTGGGAAATTGATGCCGAGAGCAAAAGTATCAGCCGGCGCTTCCGCTTTTCGGATTATTACCGCACTATAGCGTTTGTGAATGCTGTCGCCTTCATCGCTCATGTCGAGGATCATCATCCCGATCTGAGCGTAGGGTATAGTCAGTGTCATGTTGTTTGGTCCACCCATGCTGTGGGTGGTCTGTCGGAAAACGATTTTATTTGTGCCGCTAAGGTGGATGCGTTGGTTCAAACGGATGAGTAG
- a CDS encoding DUF4160 domain-containing protein, with protein sequence MTPTIFRERGYRFFFFSREESRMHVHVVSGDGEAKFWLEPVLQLEKSYHYNQRQIREIQSLIEERHLELIDAWKSCFGG encoded by the coding sequence ATGACACCAACAATTTTTAGAGAGCGAGGCTATCGTTTTTTCTTTTTCTCCCGCGAAGAGTCAAGAATGCACGTGCATGTAGTCTCTGGGGATGGAGAGGCTAAATTCTGGTTAGAGCCAGTGCTTCAGCTAGAAAAGAGCTATCATTACAATCAAAGGCAGATTAGAGAAATTCAGTCACTGATTGAGGAGCGCCACCTTGAGCTTATCGACGCATGGAAAAGCTGCTTCGGCGGTTGA
- the dnaX gene encoding DNA polymerase III subunit gamma/tau gives MSYQVLARKWRPRNFEALVGQPHVVRALVNALKDDRLHHAYLFTGTRGVGKTTIARVLAKCLNCETGITATPCGVCSACQEIDSGRFVDLIEVDAASRTGVDDTRELLENVPYAPTRGRFKIYLIDEVHMLSTHSFNALLKTLEEPPPHVKFLLATTDRQKLPVTILSRCLQFNLKAMPTDLIAQHLAYVLEQESIACEPEALGQLARAAHGSMRDALSLLDQAIGFGGGSVAADTVNDMLGGISRAHLGGLLRAVADADARAMLAVVAELDTQAPDYASVLTDLTTLLHQVALVQQVPEVAESLSEDTELLQDLAGQLSPEHVQLYYQIAIHGRRDFVWAPDPRSGLEMLLLRMLAFDRRAAVTASSAAAAALSPAQAASPSPSAPPRSKSGASAETASVATQASPTANAVAPPADADWSAVVAELGLAGMAAQLAQNCALLERSETQWVLGLAPQHESLKTPNAVQRLEAAVKKAYGEELRVVIKLGEAEVVTPAVLQQQASDAKQQEAEAAIAADPMTQALGEAFGAEVIPGSIRPVDESPAEH, from the coding sequence ATGAGTTATCAGGTTCTTGCCCGTAAGTGGCGGCCCCGCAATTTCGAGGCATTAGTCGGTCAGCCGCATGTGGTGCGGGCGCTGGTCAATGCCTTAAAAGACGATCGCCTGCATCATGCGTATTTGTTCACCGGCACACGCGGCGTGGGCAAAACCACGATTGCACGCGTGCTGGCTAAGTGTTTGAACTGTGAAACCGGCATCACGGCGACGCCCTGTGGGGTGTGCAGCGCTTGTCAGGAGATCGACAGCGGACGCTTTGTGGATTTGATTGAGGTGGATGCAGCCTCGCGTACGGGCGTCGACGATACCCGCGAGCTTTTGGAAAATGTGCCCTATGCGCCGACCCGCGGGCGCTTCAAGATCTATCTGATTGACGAAGTGCATATGCTGTCGACGCACAGCTTTAATGCGCTGTTAAAGACTTTGGAGGAGCCGCCGCCACATGTGAAGTTCTTGTTGGCGACTACCGATCGGCAAAAGCTGCCGGTGACAATCTTGTCGCGGTGTTTGCAGTTCAATCTTAAGGCGATGCCCACGGATTTGATTGCGCAGCATTTGGCTTATGTCTTAGAGCAAGAGTCGATTGCCTGTGAGCCAGAGGCTTTGGGCCAGCTGGCACGCGCCGCTCATGGCAGCATGCGTGATGCTTTGAGTCTGTTGGATCAGGCGATTGGCTTTGGCGGCGGGTCGGTGGCGGCGGATACCGTGAATGACATGCTGGGTGGGATTTCGCGGGCGCATCTAGGCGGTTTATTGCGCGCGGTGGCGGATGCGGATGCGCGGGCGATGCTGGCGGTGGTCGCTGAGCTCGATACGCAGGCACCGGATTACGCCTCAGTACTGACGGATTTGACCACTTTGCTGCATCAGGTCGCTTTGGTGCAGCAGGTGCCGGAGGTGGCCGAGTCGTTATCCGAGGATACCGAGCTATTGCAGGATTTGGCCGGCCAGCTCAGTCCCGAACATGTGCAGTTGTATTACCAAATCGCCATTCACGGCCGCCGTGACTTCGTGTGGGCGCCCGACCCGCGCAGCGGCCTCGAGATGCTGCTGCTGCGCATGCTCGCCTTCGATCGGAGAGCTGCAGTGACTGCGTCCTCGGCGGCGGCAGCCGCATTGTCACCGGCTCAGGCAGCGTCACCAAGTCCGTCAGCGCCACCTCGGTCAAAGTCAGGTGCTTCAGCCGAAACGGCGTCAGTGGCAACCCAAGCCAGCCCAACCGCAAACGCGGTGGCGCCACCCGCTGATGCGGATTGGTCGGCGGTGGTGGCGGAGCTGGGGCTGGCGGGCATGGCGGCGCAGCTGGCACAGAATTGTGCGCTGCTGGAGCGCAGCGAGACGCAGTGGGTGCTGGGCTTGGCACCGCAGCATGAAAGCCTAAAGACGCCCAACGCGGTGCAGCGCCTAGAGGCCGCGGTCAAGAAAGCCTATGGCGAGGAGCTGCGCGTGGTCATTAAGCTGGGAGAGGCGGAGGTGGTGACCCCTGCGGTCCTCCAGCAGCAAGCCAGTGATGCCAAACAGCAAGAAGCCGAGGCGGCCATTGCCGCTGATCCCATGACGCAGGCGTTGGGCGAAGCCTTTGGCGCTGAGGTAATCCCGGGCAGTATTCGACCCGTGGATGAGTCGCCGGCGGAGCATTAA
- the ispG gene encoding flavodoxin-dependent (E)-4-hydroxy-3-methylbut-2-enyl-diphosphate synthase, producing the protein MSTLSADYRRHPTTQVRIGPVTVGSDHPVTIQSMTNTDTADDIRTVVQVAELARAGSELVRITVNTEEAAAAVPKIREKLDAMGLDVPLVGDFHFNGHKLLTKYPECAEALAKLRINPGNVGRGSKRDTQFAQMIEIACRYDKPIRIGVNWGSLDQELLARMMDENAQNSEPLTADAVNQEALIQSALGSAARAEEIGLPHDRIIISCKVSGVQPLIRVYTELARRCDYPLHLGLTEAGMGVKGIVSSTAALSVLLQQGIGDTIRISLTPEPGASRTQEVIVAQEILQSLDVRRFAPAVVACPGCGRTSSDYFQHLAQDIQTYIRHKMPEWAEQYPGVEDMTVAVMGCVVNGPGESKHANIGISLPGTGEQPVAPVYEDGEKTVTLKGDQIAEEFQAMVERYIERTYGQAKAS; encoded by the coding sequence ATGAGCACATTATCCGCTGACTACCGCCGCCACCCCACGACCCAGGTCCGCATTGGCCCGGTCACGGTGGGCAGCGACCACCCCGTCACCATCCAATCGATGACCAACACCGACACCGCGGATGATATTCGTACCGTGGTGCAAGTCGCCGAACTGGCGCGCGCCGGCTCAGAACTGGTGCGCATCACCGTTAACACCGAAGAAGCCGCTGCGGCGGTCCCCAAGATCCGCGAAAAACTCGATGCCATGGGCCTTGATGTGCCGCTGGTCGGGGATTTTCACTTCAATGGCCACAAACTGCTGACCAAATATCCCGAATGCGCCGAGGCGCTGGCCAAACTGCGCATCAACCCGGGCAATGTCGGCCGCGGCAGCAAACGCGATACCCAGTTTGCGCAAATGATCGAGATCGCCTGCCGTTACGATAAACCCATTCGCATTGGCGTCAATTGGGGCAGCCTGGATCAAGAGCTTCTGGCGCGCATGATGGATGAGAACGCCCAGAACTCCGAGCCACTTACCGCCGACGCGGTGAATCAAGAGGCTCTGATCCAATCGGCCCTCGGCAGCGCCGCCCGCGCCGAAGAGATCGGTTTGCCGCATGACCGCATCATTATCTCCTGTAAGGTCAGCGGCGTGCAGCCCCTGATTCGCGTCTACACCGAACTGGCGCGCCGCTGTGACTACCCGCTGCACTTGGGACTCACCGAGGCCGGCATGGGCGTCAAAGGCATCGTGTCCTCAACCGCCGCCCTGTCCGTGCTGCTGCAGCAAGGCATTGGCGACACCATCCGCATCTCACTGACCCCGGAACCCGGCGCCTCGCGCACTCAAGAGGTCATCGTCGCCCAAGAAATCCTGCAAAGCCTCGATGTACGCCGCTTTGCCCCCGCAGTGGTCGCCTGCCCCGGCTGTGGCCGCACCTCCAGCGACTACTTCCAACATCTGGCGCAAGACATCCAAACGTACATCCGCCACAAAATGCCGGAATGGGCCGAGCAATATCCGGGCGTTGAGGATATGACCGTGGCGGTCATGGGCTGCGTGGTCAACGGCCCCGGCGAGAGCAAACACGCCAATATCGGCATCAGCCTGCCCGGTACTGGCGAACAACCCGTCGCTCCGGTCTATGAAGATGGCGAGAAAACCGTGACTCTCAAGGGCGACCAGATCGCCGAGGAATTCCAAGCCATGGTCGAGCGCTACATCGAGCGCACCTACGGCCAAGCCAAAGCTTCTTAG
- the rsgA gene encoding ribosome small subunit-dependent GTPase A, translated as MFNHSRQGRIVRRFGARLLVEDEAGAVVACVTRRRLDDAVCNDAVLWEPQGDASADGVVTEVLPRTNLLERVDSRGQPKRVAANIDQLVIVCGVEPELNAGLIDQYLVAAENLPARAIIVYNKIDLLPDLQLPAALGDYPPLGYPLLLVSTKTGFGMDLLLLELSKGTSVLVGQSGVGKSSLVKTLLPDLDIRIGALSTMGGEGGRHTTSHTTRYALPGGGHLIDSPGVRDFAPGALSVAQLTRGFVEIGQISSECRFHNCTHRIEPGCAVMQAAVADGISQRRYESYLSLLTSA; from the coding sequence GTGTTTAATCATTCGCGCCAAGGCCGTATCGTTCGGCGTTTTGGGGCTCGTCTGCTGGTTGAAGACGAGGCCGGTGCGGTGGTGGCTTGCGTCACACGCCGGCGTCTAGACGACGCCGTCTGTAATGATGCGGTGCTGTGGGAGCCTCAAGGTGATGCCTCAGCCGATGGGGTGGTCACCGAAGTCTTGCCGCGCACCAATTTGCTGGAGCGCGTTGATAGCCGCGGTCAGCCCAAGCGCGTAGCTGCCAATATCGATCAACTGGTGATTGTCTGCGGGGTTGAACCCGAGCTGAACGCCGGCCTCATTGATCAGTACTTGGTGGCCGCCGAAAATCTTCCGGCACGAGCCATCATTGTCTACAACAAAATCGATCTGCTGCCGGATTTGCAACTGCCCGCGGCGCTCGGAGACTACCCACCTTTGGGCTATCCGTTATTGCTGGTCAGCACGAAAACCGGCTTTGGCATGGATCTGCTGCTGCTTGAACTCAGCAAAGGCACCAGCGTCTTGGTCGGCCAATCGGGTGTGGGGAAATCCTCGCTGGTGAAAACTCTACTGCCCGATTTAGACATCCGCATTGGTGCGCTGTCGACGATGGGCGGTGAAGGCGGGCGTCATACCACCAGCCACACCACCCGCTATGCCCTGCCTGGCGGCGGCCATCTGATTGATTCTCCGGGCGTGCGGGATTTTGCGCCGGGAGCATTGAGCGTGGCGCAGCTCACTCGCGGCTTTGTCGAGATCGGCCAAATCAGCAGTGAGTGCCGCTTTCATAATTGCACGCACCGCATTGAGCCCGGCTGCGCGGTGATGCAAGCAGCGGTCGCTGATGGCATCAGCCAACGGCGCTACGAGAGCTATTTAAGCCTACTGACCTCCGCCTAG
- a CDS encoding DUF2442 domain-containing protein, which produces MSLSTHGKAASAVEVTHISSHGVWLLAHDHEMFMSYEAFPWFKDQPVKAILNVQEVSPDHFYWPDIDVDLTRDIIENPERFPKVAKTV; this is translated from the coding sequence TTGAGCTTATCGACGCATGGAAAAGCTGCTTCGGCGGTTGAAGTGACTCATATATCGAGTCATGGGGTATGGCTGCTCGCGCATGATCATGAAATGTTCATGTCCTATGAGGCGTTTCCATGGTTTAAGGATCAGCCGGTCAAGGCCATATTAAATGTGCAGGAGGTATCTCCTGACCATTTTTATTGGCCGGATATTGATGTGGATCTTACTCGCGATATCATCGAGAACCCGGAGCGCTTCCCGAAAGTCGCGAAGACCGTCTAG